The sequence gtctttcatatcttttaatgcgttatggagccaagttgaaaggttggtgaacttatgtctcttggggagtgcgaagagcatgcccaaaccatctccatctacccgtcaccatgatctcatccacataaggcaatcGGGtcatctctgttatagtttcattgcttatcctgtcctgccatttaactcccaatattcttcttataaAATCTGATGGATactgtttcatcgtcataccacgactcatgtccatacagtaacacaattctcactaaactgatatatatctagatttttatatgtaattttctgtatagatataaatatatatatatatatatatatatatatatatatatatatccctttctgaatgatcACATCagtatggtgaaagggtttgtgtattgccatgattagtgaagctgtactagtcagggctacccaaactaggttggtttgctgtgagctatcagataaaccccaaacatgaataagaaaatgtctgaggcctttgtcttgcagaggactagaaacagctgcatttgatgttgtatacacacatatctatatatatggatattaggCCTATTACctctggcaaattacataacctcccgaattccaaactcacctgtttatttttacataaatctgttatacttcaAAATTATTACCTGAGCTCTaagaaattatgcaactccaagagggcaatatatataaaaacactgaatatccaaaggtcattTACTTTACtattcaaaacaaactgggtaattactttacttgaactattcaaatcaacctcttacttcaattcttagtcagggatacgagcaaggtCTATTAGGAAATAATGaggatcgaaataatacactctttacaaaaataaacatattctataaaaagttacaacacttatgaaaaaagaattaacaccataagtaaattacttgaaatattaaatcttgaacaaaaccttcagactaaaacaaaagaaatacaatcacttgtttcactggaaattaatttataaaactatccgattttgataattaatgaaaatagttaacacttaaaCACTCTAATaattaaatactaaatgaaatttacataaatataaaatgtgtgttttgGCTCACAtgaggtaaccgaacagttaagccaaaagaAATACACTTCAGTTCGACGGGCTACCAATGCAAGAGCCCATGTTCAGTAAAAGGCTGGACAATCTATAAGCAAGCAAGTACACATCactttttaacctaaatctcacagggccagttacaaaaatttatgttatacaaatactttcattaacacaatacacttggaatcacattcaatggatttatcaacatttgaacacactacacacgatatatgctggatagaaatcattaatcacgtttgagtgggcacacactggacgcacttgagaggagagaggatgttggctctttcacagggataGGTTGGATCTCCGCTGCTGCTTAAAAATTTcctagtggcatatatatatatatatatatatatatatatatatatatatatatatagtgacttaaAACtactagataattctaaatagattattctcgtggcttgggggaaAGGCCCAATGGCACAAAAGTTGCTAACTAAGTCTATCGAACAAGGGAACAAACCTCGCTCGAGAGGTAACTCtctctcggctaactccgcccacctgcctcctcgaaacaataaaaaacgataaaactaactctgggtttttaAGAACATTCTAACTACAGGGAAATATAAACATGTTGTAATAACTCGTAAACATAGCATAAGCCCCCGTGTTCATACCTCATATGTGTCGTATAGCATACCTAAACGAGGTTACATAACACTTCATAACAGAAtaagtgaaataaaatgttaatccttaaaaataacgtaaatttacatacactgacttgagtgataaatacaataaaatgaacgacaaaagttttacataatttacatacaattacttaaaccaacaagagaggaactcaccttacgagctggctatacacctgtTAAATACAccaataaaatacatgaaaaaaaaaaaatatttactctacactagaccagcttcgtaagaatatatataaggcacataattagtgcatgatgcaaattatgggtgaTTCAACTAAACGATAATAAAGGCCAAAGAATGGTTGTCGTATGTCAAGGACAGATGTGGCTCCTCAACGTCCAAATCTTTGCAACGGTCAAATTCACGGAGGCCTTGGCATGCCTCCTTTGGCGATGGACAGCCAAATAAAAGTGATATATGCAAAGCTACAACAAAACATCATCCTACCAAATACAaattgtatatcatcataagccaTTGCTATTCCACTGGAGGAAAAAAGCCTCAGTAATGTTCTTCAACTCGTGTccgtgtatggtctttctatgctagtctgtaTACACAAATTTATTTGGtacatcaatccattgtcttctccttCTGCTTCGTTTGTAGTGTCTAGGGGCCCATTCTAATATTtttcttgttcatctattatttgATGTTCTCATTAAATGTCTTGTCCcaatccattcctttttcttacatattattacAATATTCTTTACTGTACTTattttgctccttttctgtcttttagtgttattcccaccattattctttccatagctctttcagttgtaactagcttatgttctaaggctttagtaaggctctaagtttctgatgcataagttaataatggcatGACTATCTGGCTAAATAATTTCCTTTAcggaaaagtggcattttacatttcataatctttctttgttcaccaaaagctctccatcacatgattatcattcttttaatttcaggcTTATGTCGTAGGGAAAcccttactatctgtcctaagtatgtatattcattaacaatctctagaggtttgtacataactattatttgttgtctctgcattttcattgaatattatctcaagttttactcatattaattttcatgtatatatatatatatatatatatatatatatatatatatataaagattatattagtccgaatagaaagacagctaaacttcaatcaatcaagagagcaggcaggctttagtagTGGGTATTCAGCTACTgaacatatcaatgtaattaaccagctaatggcaaaatcaagagagtatgacaaaccacattGTATGGCAtgtatagaccatgagaaagctttggattctgtcaAGACCAAGACTCTCGTAGTAATGAAATTCCTTCAAAgttaaggaatagaagaatcttatgataGAACCCTCTAAGATATCCTTacgggaagtatagcaatcctaaaactacattaagatagtcggaaaaatccgattgagaaaggagtaagatagggagaccctatctctttaAAGTTATTCACAGTGTGCCTTGACGGAGCTTTTAAAAATgattgggaaaatgaaggaattaacattgatgaggaatatcttaacaacttgagatttgcatagTTCTATTTAGAGATTCATGGGAGCAATTACAAGTGATGAAAGATtggaacagagaaagcagaaatggaggactgaaaatggatatggaAAAAATCAAAATACTGTTTAATAAAAatgaagacaacaaataagaacAATTTTGTCATaaaattctggagagagagagaacaaaaaaactGTTCCCTGGTTGTTATTGGTATTGGAATTTTTTTGCTTATATAAAGATGAgttcaaacaagaaaaaaatataataaaatcattattcattCCACGGAAACAaaccatacaaaaaaaaatcagttcttTTTTATTACTTACTGATAACAGTTTGACACTTTGTTAGATGGAGGCGATATGAGATTAAAGAAATCTACCAATGCGTATACCAATGGCCTTGACTAGTAATTAGATAACACGTTTTTATTAGTCTCTTTAGAGTTTTTTCTTGATCCAGGGCAAAGGTGTTATCACCTCTGGCACTATACAAGCCTCGATGCCTCTGCACACAACCTGATTCTGCTCCAACTTGTGAGTCTTAGCAAGAAGTCACAATGAAGTCCTGCCTGGTTATCCTCGCCCTTTTGGCAGCGGTCTGCACGGCGCAGCATCCCTGCTGTGAGTTGCTCACGTCCTACTTTTaacacccctcccccccaccaACCCCTTAATTCAAATTTCATCTTTGTCAGTTAAGGAAACTTCTGAAGTCGAGTAGAGCCTAACCCATTCtcacaaaattattgttattatcatccccTTATCTCTTACTGCTATTTTGGTTACAACGCTTTTTACATTGAAGacctttttaaaaaacaattttttttttgcactcagAGCTAAAGagatgaaatatagataaaattatattgaaatcatacagtggaaattattttttttgagTCACAAATAGATGCATCATTAGTTGATTTCCATTTTAAAAATATCAActgaatatacacaaacatatatatactgtatataaattatatatatatatatatatatatatatatatatatatatatatatatatatatatatatatatacacatatttacatatgacTTCATATGTTTTGCCCAAACATACACCGGTATTGGTTATCTAGCACAGATCAAATTTTctgttaatgtatgtatgtataaaactccacacgcaacacacacacacacacctatatatatataaattatatatatatatatatatatacatatatatatatacatatatatacatacatacatatatatatatatatatatatatatatatatatattcatatatatatgtgtgtatgagtgtatatatatactgtatatatatatatatatatatatatatatatatatatatatcatcctgagccgttggtagtccactgctggacaaaggcctcagatatatcgttccaatcctgtctgtttatggtccttctaagCCCGTCTACAACCGCAAGTTTCTTAGCTTGTCATCCGCAGCCTTTCCTTCCTGTGGCTGCTTCAAAGAATTCCATGACTGATCTCATCAAATCTCAGCCTCTTtgatgaggggggaggggggggggaagcttgTGAGATCAATCATGAAACTTTTAGAAGCctttgtgaaaaatcatttatgtattacaaaatcattcttaaaatttttaattccAAAGAATCTTAAAAGTCTTCatttattaatacttgctaatctATTGTGGAGTACCCGAATATATTTGAATCCTAAAATATCTCCGCCATAGTCTTTATAAAAGTAGTGTAACTAATGTTGCAGTGGTTCTGACGATATATTATGTAAAATGTTAATGCGAAAAATATCTCGATACATAATGATAAATGGAAAAACGTAAAAGCAGTTTTCGTGTCATtctgaaaactaactggagctcttCTTGTCTGGAGAGACCATGTCTTCAATTATTGAACGCCACCgagatattaaatctctctctctctctctctctctctctctctctctctctctctctctctctctctctctctctctatatatatatatatatatatatatatatatatatatattacaaaaacctTTGATAATTTTCATTCGTAACCAGTTTTTGCAATATCCCACGCAAACTTTGTTTATATTGAATTGTCATATGTGTCCTTTAATAATTTTATGAtccaaaaaataaactttttttctttttgtcaaaaTTAGCTCAGGAATCAACTGCAGCTTGATCCATTGCTGAATCTTTCACAAGCTCCCAGATTCCTAGGAATTTAATATttgcatttcctttcttttttttctgtcaggGCCCAACCCACCTCAGAATCTGCGAGTGTCTTCCCTGACGGCCCATTCCATCGAAGTAGAATTCGAAGACCCGGATAACATTCAAGACTGTCCCATCGGCAGCTACCATTACGAGATCGAGAAGGTTCCCATCGCAAGTGAAATCGTGAAGTACAGCTCCACCCCAGACAGAACGCATTCCCACGACTTCCTACTTCTTCATTCGGAAACCGTCTACAAGATCTCCGTTACTGCTATCTCAACATTTGATGATTTCTCCCGCCCAGCAACTATTGAAGCCGAAACGCTCAAACAGTGAATCATGTAAAACCTTCAACAGTTTGTACGTAAAATTAATTTTGATCTATAAAATTATATGGCTTTTCCTGGCCAACAACAAGTAAAAAGTTAACGtaagataaattttcttttattggtataaaacctttttaaatatttctttccttGTACTTTAGACTTAATTGTAAGTATGTAGATACAGGAAAAGgcgatacatatatacagtatatatatatatatatatatatatatatatatatatatgatatatgtataaatatatatatatatatatatatatatatatatatgtatatatatatatttatacatatatcatatatatatatgtatatatatatatatacatatatatatatgatatatgtataaatatatatatatatatatatatatatatatatatatgtatatatatatatatatatatatatattcatacatactgtacatatatatatacatatatatatatatatatatatatatattcatacatactgtacatatatatatatatatatatatatatatatatatgggtatatatatgatatatatatatatacatatatgtatatgtatatatatatatacatacacatatatgtacgtatatatacatatatatacataccgtgcatatatgtatatatatatatatatatatatatatatatatatatatatgtgtgtgtgtgtgtgtgtgtgtgtatacatatatatatatattcatacatactgtacatatatatatatatatatatatatatatatatatatatatatatatatatagatagatagatagatagatagatagatagatatatcaactaagctaagaccctagttggaaaagcaagatgctttaagcccaagggctccaacagggaaaaataggccagtgggaataggaaataaataaacgatatgagaattaatttacaattaaaacatttcaaaaataGTAACTATATGtgaacagatttttcatatataaactataaaaagacttatgtcagcctgttcaacataaaatacttTGGTGCCAAtctgaaagatcattccacaacttggtcacagctggaataaaatgtctaaaattctgtatagtattgagcctcatgatggagaaggcttaacTATAAGAATCatttgcatgcctagtattatgaacaggatgtaaCTGttcagaagatctgaatgtaaaggatgataagaattatgaaaaatcttatgcaacatgcaggacgaactaattgaacgacggtgccaggaattaacatctagaccaggaataagaaatttaatagaacgcaagttcctgtccaaaaaataaaatgagaatcagcagttgaagatcagacaggggaacaacactcaaaacaaggtagaaggaaagaattaaaacacttctttaaaatagttttatcataaaaaatcttatcatactttctcaattagccacttttttgtgcagttgaagatgacatagacctaatgtgtttcacaaaagtaaatttgctatcgagaatcacaccaaaaaatttaaagtcatacagagttaaagaaatattatcaatgttgagatatggatgttgaagagccactatcCTTTtatctacttacagtcatactttgagttttgttaggattcaactccatgccccctaatttgctccatgcactaattttagctagatctctataaaggggttcagcaaacccagatctacaatcaggatatggagttgatgcaaagagtgtagcatcatctgcatatgcaacgtttgttttctaggccaaaccacatgtcatgtgtatatagtatgaaaagtaatggcccaacaacaataccttgaggaacaccagatatcacattcttatactcattatgatgcccatcaagaacaactctttgcgatctattatttcaaatttcaataacgatgctaactgtttgagtttgaaaacaaagggcttcatgattaacacggttaaaggcagcactaaaatcaaggctaatcatacgaacttcctgaccacagttaagggatttctgtacagcattggagattgtaagaaaggcattacATTccccaaagcctttacgaaaatcaaattttGCCAAGAGACGttaaaaactatagataatatgggatttatggaaattgcaCGGTAATCAGTGggccttgagctaccacaaacacatttacatagtggagtaacattacccattctctaACAAGtccttaaagctcctcttcttgctaacttaggcaaaataacagaaaacactggagctgagaaatctgcagtctttataaaaaaacaaaggaaaaataccatttgggtctacacgtcCACAAACATGAAGGTCCATCAGGAGAGCTAAACTACTCattttagccttaggaaaacaagaatgaggaaaataaagtttctcattactctgtttactgttaaacacatcagctaaaagggttgccttttcctttggacagtcagTGACAGAGCCATcgggtttaggtaaaggaggaactgttgcatctatatcaaagagtgcagatttaagggtagtcgaTCACTTCTGTtcgtgggttgtaccagaaagggtttattttatggttaaattgtattccttttcagttgaagcataaactctttgagcaaaagctttacgctgagtatagttattccaggtcatatctgatctgtcgccctgccaaagatgatagacctcctgcttctcctaataagcatgtctacaaacatcattgaaccagggtttgtccttcactcggtatcttagcacacaagaagggatatgcttctcaaatatgttgactagattctcgttcaaatggacaacaggatcaacactactatacaattgtgaccaattcaagcccaaaagatcatgcaaaatccaacttcagtcggcttgagatttcatataaacctCAAATGCTTATCatacatcagagacaggctgctcagtcttcactactaatgaaatcaaggcatgatcagatgtcccaactgcaaaaccaaccttacttgttataatgccaaggGAGTTGGTGTAAGGaagatccaagcagttaccagatctgtgagtagcttcacttgatTTGCTAACAGCCTGATTAAAAGgtaaagtttaaagctcttaagccatggcagtcggtaggagaaacagaatttagtcACTCCCtagggtgagcattgaaatcaccaacaaagacaaaagaggcgaTTCTATCTTCTCAATGTATCCTAGCCCATATGGTaataagacaatcgaagatagaatcattcatatatatatatttatatatatatatatatatatatgataataagacaatcgaagatagaatcattcatatatatatatttatatatatatatatatatatatatatatatatatatatatatatatatatatagcctcttctTAGTGATGCCAGCTTACAAATCAAGTACATGTTGTATGGGAGGTCCAAGCTACTTGGTAGCCTACTGTTCGATATAGAGATAAAAGGCTACACCAGACGAGACTTCTTAAAGTTTCTTGAAGTCAATACTGTTTCTAAATATAATGATTTCATGATATTCCAAAAGCTTATTTATATAACTACTTTGTCTCCATATCTATaaaagcagcaaatgttttttattcaACTTCACAATtgtattttttaagttttcatgCTCGAAGATGTGTAAGTCTTGAAGAAAAGATTAAATTAGACACACTGCCACTAAAGTTTCAAGATGTATATtggcccacagaaatcagggggGCAATAAATCAACTCTAAAGGTTTAAGGTTtcaaggccgctcaggaatggcagagacaagggacagtgacattcccctatcaaacaggacaatgccctagactgaccatatatacatcattataaacAGAGCCTAAGCTCCccttccaccctagctaggaccatggACTGctggcattggctgctgatgactcagcagatagaccattaggctctcccaaacttgatattcttagctcaaaaggatggtgaggttgcggcgaccaaaggaacaaactagtttgagcgggactcgaatcccagtgtggcgatcaccaggcaaggacgttaccaacaggccaccataggTCCATGACAGGAAACCCTCCTTGAAAGAATTGATTGCTGAAACCCAGATTGTTCAAAACAGCAAAAGCTGTAAGCATCGCGCTCCATGGGCCAACATTGAACATTCAACGAGATTCTGAATATATGCTTCCTTCAAGCAGAAAGTGATACGGATAATTTCTGTAGTGGTGCAGGTCAGAGCGTGCGTCCATGTGTGTacgtgtacatatgcatataagtgtatgtgtatatatatgtatgtatacatatatatatacatatattacggctagcgaattacgtaaattccccaACTCTAAAATTCacctattttattttacataagccTGATATATACAGTACTAGAAATACACCAAGCTCTGGGAaaattacacaactcccagacggtaattaaaaacaaaaagaggGTGATTGCTCTaagtgaactattctaaaaccaacctcttacttcggttcttagtcaggggatacgagcaaagtactgagaaaaaatattggtgatcgaaataatacacactttataagaataaatatattctataaaaagtaacaacagttcaaaagaattaacaccaaaaataaataacttggaATTTAAATCAGAACTATACctgagactaagacaaaaagaaagacactaaaaattatacaattacttgattCCCTAGAAAtgaatttactaaaaaatatttaattttcacaattaaagaaaaagttgacactttaacactggagaaaataaatcaaatttacacttacatatacttaactgatgcccttacgtcctttggctcacacaataTTACCCAACGGttgagcaaaataaatacacttcactgtttaacctaaatctcacagggccagttacaaaaattcatattgtaaaatgtacttacatcaataatacacttttaactaatcacccaATGATATCACAATAGAgaatatatgttggagagaaatcactaatcaCTTTTAAGAGGAAAACACTATACACGCTTGAGAGGAGAAAGGGTTGGCAGACGTTGGCTCTATCAAagagataggctggatctcttctgctgctaattgctaggctctatatatattaCCTTAATTCATCTAAAAATTTCTAGCAAATCATTCTTgtggcgtgggggcatggctctagcggtgtaaggttgccaacttagtaatttgaagaaagggtactaaccttgcttgcgaggcaactctctctgctaactccgcccaccttacTCCCATgtcattataaaaaagaaaaaccttaatctagaattttcatgcattttctaaccacgtgggaaaaATGACAAAATCCTTCATGCTCATACCTCATGtgtgtcgtacagcatacctaTAAAATTACAaaggactttgtaacaaaactatgtgaaaaaaagttaattctttaaaataacgtaaatttacatgtacggaactgaatgaaaatacatctAAAGACATGACGAATCTCTCATGTGATTTTTATAAATTACTCAATCCTATATGAGTGGAACTAACCTTATGGGCTGGATATAAATCTCTTAAATAGAGtatagagtctatatatatatatatatatatatatatatatatatatatatatatatatacatatataattctaaaGAATAAGCAAAATCTTTGTACAAGCTTgtaatataaaaggaattgtaaacttatgttaacCAAACATAACATGATAAAATCATAGTTTTGTTCGCAACTGTGCTGTCGtcaataaatgaaaaaagggaatattcaatgtttctttaaccaaagggttacatctgaaaacttgaagaagctgagaaaataccaGTATTCCTGTAGGAAACCATtgccaaaatcatatatatatatatatatatatatatatatacatatatatatatatatatatatatatatatacatacacacatatatatatatatatatatatatatatatatatatttaatatatatatatatatatatatatatatatatatatttaatatatatatatatatatatatatatatatatatatatatatatacatatatatatatatacatatatatatatatatatatatatatatatatataatatatatatatatatatatatatatatatatatatatatatatatgcgtaaaaatcacaggggaacgtgatgctcagatgcagaagaaccacagggaaaatgaaaatatgaaatataagattaagtcctgactagattcgtgatacttctttaggaGACTGGTCAGTCCTCTaaagaggtatcacgaaactagttaggacttaatcttatatttcatagtttagttttccctgtgattcttctgcatatatatacgtatacacacacacacacacaaacacacacacacacacacacacacacacacacacacatatatatatatatatatatatatatatatatatatatatatatatatatctaaaatacagacacacacaaggGACATGTGAGTGTGTGCGAGTGTGTAAGCTTGTGATTGACTGTTTGGCTACTCAGTCCATCCAAGCatataaatagaatgaaaaaatattgttCCTAATCATCATACTACGAAACTAACTTGGGTTAGGTTGTTAGGTCAGTTACATTTACAGCAACATATAAAGCCATCACCCaaactttacatttataattaCCTACTTCCAGTAACAAACGTCAAAAGTTACCTGACCCACAACATTCAACGAAAACCAAATGTTTGCTAACACTGGGGACATGCCCCATAGATAGCTCAGCTTAGTTAAACCATTTAGGTTAACCTAGCCTAAGACAAGGTGGAATTAAAACTTCCAACTTGGCCTTAAGTATGGCCTAGAAGACGGATTTtcaagcaaagcgaaaaatctatttttgggtgagatggccatgtcgtcctgatggaagcttcctatagacagctttcta is a genomic window of Palaemon carinicauda isolate YSFRI2023 chromosome 39, ASM3689809v2, whole genome shotgun sequence containing:
- the LOC137630811 gene encoding uncharacterized protein yields the protein MKSCLVILALLAAVCTAQHPCWPNPPQNLRVSSLTAHSIEVEFEDPDNIQDCPIGSYHYEIEKVPIASEIVKYSSTPDRTHSHDFLLLHSETVYKISVTAISTFDDFSRPATIEAETLKQ